In a genomic window of Alphaproteobacteria bacterium:
- a CDS encoding ParB/RepB/Spo0J family partition protein, with translation MSPADVEHKKRNLGRGLSSLLGDDEPAADLGELDKLRSSKNVPVEFLRPGKFQPRHNFDDDKFQELVESVRAKGILQPILVRRHPDERNSFEIIAGERRWRAAQMAKLHDVPVIVREFSDKEALEVALVENLQRQDLSAIEEAEGYKRLMEEFRHTQEDLAKVVGKSRSHVANTLRLLTLPALVRTLVEEGTLSAGHARALLGAPNAEELAEKVVAKGLSVRQTEKLAQAEGGKPVRAGSASATAKGTGEEHDADTLALERDLSNLLGLKVNIKFRGDGGELVIHYKSLEQLDDVLHRLSSPKEERRPGKGEEESLDFAGNVDQQVAETDLLAGEGEEILELGDLILPDEEQANGAGERRA, from the coding sequence ATGAGTCCAGCAGACGTCGAACATAAAAAGCGCAATCTGGGACGCGGCCTGTCGTCGCTGTTGGGCGACGACGAGCCTGCCGCCGATTTGGGCGAACTTGACAAGCTGCGCTCTTCGAAGAACGTGCCAGTCGAATTCCTAAGGCCGGGAAAGTTCCAGCCGCGGCATAACTTTGACGACGACAAGTTCCAGGAGCTGGTTGAGTCGGTGCGTGCCAAGGGCATCCTGCAGCCTATTTTGGTGCGGCGTCACCCGGATGAACGTAACAGTTTCGAAATAATCGCGGGCGAGCGACGTTGGCGTGCCGCTCAGATGGCGAAGCTGCATGATGTTCCCGTCATCGTTCGCGAATTTTCCGACAAGGAAGCGTTGGAAGTCGCTCTGGTCGAGAATTTGCAGCGCCAGGATCTGTCTGCCATCGAGGAGGCCGAGGGCTATAAGCGACTGATGGAGGAATTCCGGCACACGCAGGAAGACTTGGCCAAGGTAGTCGGTAAAAGTCGAAGCCATGTGGCAAATACTTTGCGTCTCTTGACGTTACCGGCGCTTGTTAGGACATTGGTTGAGGAAGGAACGCTTTCGGCGGGGCATGCCCGCGCACTGCTTGGCGCGCCCAATGCCGAGGAACTGGCCGAGAAAGTCGTCGCCAAGGGTTTAAGCGTCCGCCAAACTGAGAAGCTGGCGCAGGCCGAGGGCGGCAAGCCGGTCAGGGCAGGTTCCGCTTCCGCCACAGCCAAGGGGACGGGCGAGGAACATGACGCCGACACTCTGGCGCTCGAGCGCGATTTGTCGAATTTGCTGGGTTTGAAGGTGAACATCAAATTTCGCGGCGATGGCGGCGAACTGGTGATTCATTATAAGTCGCTTGAGCAGCTTGACGACGTGCTGCACCGTTTAAGCTCGCCCAAGGAAGAGCGTCGCCCGGGCAAGGGTGAAGAAGAGTCGCTGGATTTTGCTGGGAACGTCGATCAGCAAGTCGCGGAAACCGATCTGCTCGCGGGCGAGGGCGAAGAGATTTTGGAGCTGGGCGATCTTATCCTGCCCGACGAGGAGCAGGCGAACGGGGCTGGGGAGCGGCGCGCGTAA
- a CDS encoding ParA family protein, with amino-acid sequence MEKTEQKPRVIAIANQKGGVGKTTTTINLATAMAAVKKRVLIFDLDPQGNASTGLGIQRHNRRVNAYHILIGEAPIREAIIPTLIPGLDIIPAGVDLSGAEIEMVDLERREFRLRDALASGDLSHYDYVLIDCPPSLGLLTLNGLVATHAVMVPLQCEFFALEGISHLVRTIERVKKALNPELEIQGIVLTMFDKRNNLSDMVASDVRGHFGDIVYKTVIPRNVRVSEAPSHGKPVIVYDMKCPGSEAYLHLAGEVLRRERDLAA; translated from the coding sequence CTGGAAAAAACTGAACAAAAACCGAGGGTTATAGCAATCGCCAACCAGAAGGGCGGGGTGGGAAAGACAACCACCACGATCAATCTGGCGACGGCCATGGCGGCGGTGAAAAAGCGGGTTCTGATTTTCGACCTTGATCCTCAGGGCAATGCCAGCACCGGCCTGGGCATTCAGCGTCATAACCGACGCGTCAACGCCTACCATATCTTGATTGGTGAGGCCCCCATCCGCGAGGCCATTATCCCAACACTGATCCCTGGTCTGGATATCATCCCGGCTGGCGTCGATCTGTCGGGCGCCGAGATTGAGATGGTCGATCTGGAGCGGCGTGAATTCCGTCTGCGTGATGCGCTGGCCAGCGGCGACCTAAGTCATTACGACTACGTGCTGATCGACTGCCCGCCCTCGCTGGGCCTGCTGACCTTGAATGGTCTTGTCGCCACGCATGCCGTGATGGTTCCCCTGCAATGCGAGTTCTTTGCCCTGGAAGGTATCAGCCATCTGGTGCGTACCATCGAGCGCGTTAAGAAGGCTTTGAATCCCGAGTTGGAAATCCAAGGCATCGTGCTGACGATGTTTGATAAGCGAAACAACCTCTCCGACATGGTGGCCTCGGACGTTCGCGGCCATTTCGGCGACATCGTTTATAAGACCGTCATCCCGCGCAATGTCCGCGTTTCGGAAGCGCCGTCGCACGGCAAGCCGGTGATTGTCTATGACATGAAGTGCCCCGGCTCCGAAGCCTATCTGCATTTGGCGGGCGAAGTGCTTCGCCGTGAGCGGGATTTGGCGGCATGA
- the rsmG gene encoding 16S rRNA (guanine(527)-N(7))-methyltransferase RsmG produces MTADEFAACEHVSRETIRRLDCFVSELIRWQARINLVSPKSLEDVWRRHIQDSAQLLPHTKPGSKILDLGSGAGFPGLILAIMGERLEVHLVESDQRKVAFMREAGRLTGANIHLHAVRIEKLTPFSVDFVTSRALSSLDHLLEFAYPFLDIGGQCLFLKGKSWQEELTSAEKKWMMRAESIPSRTDPEGAILKISEVRRGKTDRSEPAQPGKN; encoded by the coding sequence ATGACCGCTGACGAGTTCGCTGCCTGTGAGCATGTTTCACGTGAAACAATCCGGCGCCTTGACTGTTTCGTCAGCGAGCTGATTCGATGGCAGGCCAGGATAAATCTGGTCAGCCCCAAGAGCCTGGAAGATGTCTGGCGGAGGCATATCCAGGATAGCGCACAGCTCCTGCCGCACACCAAGCCAGGGAGCAAGATACTCGACCTAGGAAGCGGGGCGGGATTCCCCGGTCTCATCCTAGCCATCATGGGGGAGAGGCTGGAGGTTCACCTGGTCGAGAGTGATCAGCGAAAAGTGGCCTTCATGCGCGAGGCGGGGAGGCTGACCGGGGCAAATATCCATCTTCATGCTGTCCGAATAGAGAAACTGACCCCGTTTTCGGTAGATTTTGTCACCTCGCGCGCACTTTCTTCACTCGACCATCTGCTTGAATTTGCTTACCCTTTCCTAGATATAGGGGGTCAGTGCCTCTTCCTGAAGGGAAAATCGTGGCAAGAGGAATTGACGAGCGCAGAAAAAAAATGGATGATGCGCGCAGAGAGCATCCCCAGCCGGACTGATCCGGAGGGTGCGATCCTCAAAATTAGCGAGGTGCGCCGTGGAAAAACTGACCGATCTGAACCAGCTCAACCTGGAAAAAACTGA